In a single window of the Nicotiana tomentosiformis chromosome 8, ASM39032v3, whole genome shotgun sequence genome:
- the LOC138897361 gene encoding uncharacterized protein: MGDISAAKKTKILVAHGKRIREISEDNITFAEEDANGLILPHNDTLVISLNVLDFYIKRVLVDPGSLADIIQWRVLEKVKLTGNIVSAIKLLAGFNLIRVMTRGEILLPTHAEGVTKTTLFEVIDGDIDMTGIPLKVVVHKLSLDPNFPPVRQKKRPISEVRNRFVKEEVTWLLNIGSIREIGKTIEVYIDDMLFKSLNAGDHLEHLQETFDILRKYNMKFNPEKCAFRVGFGKFLGFLVSQRGIKVNPDKIKAIEDIHDQLNKCEESTEVDQ; the protein is encoded by the exons ATGGGTGACATTTCGGCAGCAAAGAAGACAAAGATATTGGTAGCTCATGGCAAGAGGATCCGAGAGATATCAGAAGATAACATCACATTTGCAGAAGAAGATGCTAATGGACTTATTCTCCCACACAATGATACTTTGGTAATCtctcttaatgttttagatttctATATTAAACGTGTGTTGGTTGATCCAGGAAGTTTAGCTgacatcatacaatggagagttctGGAGAAAGTGAAGTTAACCGGAAATATAGTTTCGGCAATAAAACTTTTAGCGGGGTTCAACTTAATACGTGTTATGACCCGAGGAGAAATTCTGCTACCCACGCATGCCGAAGGGGTAACGAAGACCACCCTGTTCGAAGTGATAGATGGAGACATAG atatgacaggtattccaTTGAAAGTTGTTGTCCACAAGCTGAGCTTGGATCCTAACTTCCCTCCGGTAAGGCAGAAGAAGCGACCGATATCAGAGGTCAGAAATAGGTTTGTCAAGGAAGAGGTAACCTGGTTACTGAATATAGGTTCAATTCGGGAG ATAGGTAAGACAattgaagtttatattgatgacatgttattTAAATCTCTTAATGCAGGAGATCATCTGGAACATCTCCAAGAGACAtttgacattctgagaaaatacaacatgaagttcaACCCGGAGAAGTGTGCCTTCAGAGTTGGTTTCGGTAAATTCTTGGGGTTTCTGGTCTCTCAAAGAGGAATTAAAGTaaaccctgataaaatcaaagccatcgaggataTCCACGACCAGTTAAATAAGTGTGAAGAAAGTACAGAGGTTGACCAGTAG
- the LOC138897362 gene encoding uncharacterized protein has product MPTEKLAKWKILLNKFDIVYITQKAIKCQALADHLVENPVDGDYEPLTTYFLDEEVLFAGENIAKSYPGWRMFLDGETNFKRVRIGAVLISESGQHYPTFAKIRFPCTNNMAEYEACILGIKMAVDMNVKELLVIGDSDLLIHQFQGEWSTKNVKILPYLHYVKELCKKLTKIEFKLVPRIQNEFADTLATLSSMIQHPDKNYIDPIEVEIRDEHAYCFHVDEEPDGKPWYHDIRKFLATGEYPENATNSQKRALRRLANHVFLNGEVLYRRTPYLGLLRCVDAAKSTGLLEEIHAGTCESHMDGFTLAKKILRAGYFWMTMESDSIRYV; this is encoded by the coding sequence ATGCCGACCGAAAAGCTCGCTAAATGGAAAATTCTCCTCAacaaatttgacattgtgtacataactcaaAAAGCTATCAAGTGTCAAGCTTTAGCTGACCACCTCGTAGAGAATCCAGTGGATGGGGATTATGAGCCACTCACTACGTATTTTCTTGATGAAGAAGTATTATTTGCTGGGGAAAATATTGCAAAATCATACcctggatggagaatgtttttaGATGGAGAAACAAACTTTAAAAGAGTCAGAATTGGGGCAGTCCtaatttcggaatccggacaGCACTATCCAACATTtgcaaagataagattcccttgtaccaataatatggctgaatacgaAGCGTGCATCCTTGGGATCAAAATGGCAGTTGACATGAAcgtcaaagaacttttggtcataggggaTTCCGATCTATTGATACACCAATTCCAAGGGGAATGGTCCACCAAAAATGTCAAGATCCTTCCGTACCTACACTACGTGAAAGAGCTATGCAAGAAGCtcacaaagattgagttcaagctCGTTCCCAGGATTCAGAACGAGTTTGCCGACACCCTTGCAACTCTATCATCCATGATtcagcatccagacaagaactacatcgacccTATCGAGGTAGAGATCAGGGATGAACATGCCTATTGCTTTCATGTAGATGAAGAGCCAGATGGTAAGCCATGGTATCACGACATCAGGAAATTCCTTGCAACTGGAGAATACCCAGAGAATGCTACTAATAGTCAAAAGCGAGCCCTCAGGAGGTTGGCGAACCACGTTTTCCTCAATGGGGAAGTCCTGTACAGGAGGACCCCATAtttaggtttgttgagatgtgtagatgcTGCCAAGTCAACTGGGTTattggaagaaatacatgcaggCACGTGTGAATCCCACATGGACGggttcacattagccaagaagatcttgagagctggatacttttggatgactatggaaagcgaTAGTATCCGCTACGTATAG